CTCGCCCCACTGGTTCTTGTGCCCGGGCGCGTGCTCGCCGTTGGCGTGGCCCAGGAAGCTGATGCACCAGGGCTCGTTGTGCGTAATCCAGCGCTTCACGCGATCGCCGAGCACCTGGCTCACCACGTCGGTGTACTCGACGAAGGCGCTCACCGTGTCACGCGCGGGCCAGCCGCCCTTGTCCTGCAGGGCCTGCGGGAGATCCCAATGGTAGAGCGTGACGAAGGGCTCGATGCCCGCCTTCAGCAGGCCGTCCACGAGGCGCGAGTAGAAGTCCAGGCCCGCCTGGTTCACCTGGCCCCGGCCCGCCGGGAGGATGCGCGGCCACGCGATGGAGAACCGGTACGACTTGACGCCCAGCCAGCGCATCATCTCCACGTCATCGCGCCAGCGGTTGTAGTGGTCGCACGCGACGTTGCCGTCCGTGCCGTCGGCGATCTTGCCCGGCGTGGCGCAGAAGCGGTCCCAGATGGACTCGCCGCGCCCGTCGGCGGTGGTGGCGCCTTCGATCTGGAAGGCGGAAGTGGCCACGCCCCAGAGAAAGTCAGGAGGAAACTGCCGCATCGTCAACGACTCCTTTCGAGGATTCGAGGTGGCAGCGGACGAGGTGGTCCGCCGCGGGGTGGTGTTCGGGAGGGCGCGTGGAATGGCAACGCGCATCCGAGTGGGGACAACGGGGAGCGAAGGCACAGCCATTCGGGGGCACCGGACCCGCCGAGGCCTTCACGGGCAGCGGGGCCCGCAGGAAGTCCGCGCCATCCGGCACGGCCGAGCGCAGCAGCCGCGTGTACGGGTGCCGGGGGGCCGCGAGGACGTCCGCGGTCCGGCCCGACTCGACGACGCTGCCCGCGTACAGCACCATGACGCGGTCCGCGAGGTGCCGCGCGCTCGCCAGGTCATGGGTGATGAAGAGGATGCCGATGCCGCGCTCCTTCGTCAGGCCGCGCAGCAGCTGGAGCACCTCCCGCCGGGTGGACACGTCCAGCATGGAGGTGGGCTCGTCCGCGATGATGACGTCCGGCTCCACGGCGAGGGCCCGCGCCACGGCCACGCGCTGGCGCTGGCCACCGGACAGCTCATGCGGGAAGCGCCGGGCGAAGGACTCCGCCGGCGTCAGTCCCACCGACTCGAGCAGCGCGTGGACGCGCGCCTGGAGCTCCGCCCGCGTGGCCCGCCCGTGGCGCAGCAGGGGCCGCTCCAGGTGGTGGGCCACGGTGTGCACGGGGTTGAGCGAGGCGAACGGATCCTGGAACACCATCTGCACGCGGCCGCGGTAGGCCAGCGAGGCGCCCTGCCGCTCTCCGGCGAGCACGTCCTCGCCGCCGAGCCGCAGACTCCCGCCATCCGGCGCGTCCAGCCGTGCCAGCACCCGGGCCAGCGTGCTCTTGCCGCTCCCGGACTCGCCCACGAGCGCGACGATCTCCCCGCGCTCCAGCGTGAAGGACACGCCATTGAGCAGCGTGCGCCGGGAGCGCGAGAGGAAGCCTCCCACGGGCACGCTGCGCGACAGTCCGGTGACTTCCAGCAGGGGAGGGCTCATCGGGGGCCTCCTGGGAGCGCGGCCCGGGCGGGCGCCGGCACGTCGTTGGCCGCGAGCGTGAGGTCCGGTGACGGCTCGGCCACGTCGCTGGCGCTGAGGTGGGGGAAGGACGACAGCAGCAGCCGCGTGTACGGGTGGCGGGCCCCGGTGCGCAGGCGCTCCGAGGTGTCCACCTCCACCAGCTTGCCGCCCTGGAGGATGCCCACGCGGTCGGAGAGCGCGAGCAGCAGCGGCAGGTCATGGGTGATGAAGAGGACGGCGAAGCCCAGCCGATCCTTCAGCTCGATCATCCGCTGGAGCAGCTCCTTCTGCACCACCACGTCCAGCGCGGTGGTGGGCTCGTCCATCACCACCAGCTTGGGTTCCAGCACGAGCGCGAGCGCGATGCCCACCCGCTGGCGCATGCCGCCCGAGAGCTGGTGCGGCCAGGCATTCACCAGCTCCGGCGACAGGCCCACCATGGCCAGCAGCTCCCGTGCCCGGGCATAGGAGGCCGTCCGCGAGGTGCGCCCGTGCGCCGCCAGCGTGTCGTGGAACTGCTCGCCCAGC
The sequence above is drawn from the Archangium gephyra genome and encodes:
- a CDS encoding ABC transporter ATP-binding protein is translated as MSPPLLEVTGLSRSVPVGGFLSRSRRTLLNGVSFTLERGEIVALVGESGSGKSTLARVLARLDAPDGGSLRLGGEDVLAGERQGASLAYRGRVQMVFQDPFASLNPVHTVAHHLERPLLRHGRATRAELQARVHALLESVGLTPAESFARRFPHELSGGQRQRVAVARALAVEPDVIIADEPTSMLDVSTRREVLQLLRGLTKERGIGILFITHDLASARHLADRVMVLYAGSVVESGRTADVLAAPRHPYTRLLRSAVPDGADFLRAPLPVKASAGPVPPNGCAFAPRCPHSDARCHSTRPPEHHPAADHLVRCHLESSKGVVDDAAVSS